A genomic window from Armatimonadota bacterium includes:
- a CDS encoding SIMPL domain-containing protein (The SIMPL domain is named for its presence in mouse protein SIMPL (signalling molecule that associates with mouse pelle-like kinase). Bacterial member BP26, from Brucella, was shown to assemble into a channel-like structure, while YggE from E. coli has been associated with resistance to oxidative stress.): protein MRIAAVAAVFVMILAPFPAAAQAPEGTRNQIIVRGWGQVEVPPTQAVVTVGAQHQRPEAADAGAEVSRIADRILARLLTLGIRRQEIRTSGVQLVPIYSAPRDGTPQVVGYRATYLLTLTLTDLRLVGQVLDESVKAGANQILGVTFGLRDPSEARREALTLAVREARDKAEAIARAAGLQIKGIAQISEESVDVEVRAFSRAAPAPQPVPMPIEPGLITVTARVTMVFVY, encoded by the coding sequence ATGCGCATCGCTGCTGTCGCGGCTGTCTTCGTCATGATCCTGGCACCTTTCCCGGCGGCGGCCCAGGCACCGGAGGGCACGCGAAACCAGATCATCGTCCGCGGCTGGGGACAGGTAGAAGTCCCGCCGACGCAGGCGGTGGTGACCGTGGGCGCGCAGCACCAGCGCCCGGAGGCCGCAGACGCCGGCGCGGAGGTCTCCCGCATCGCGGACCGGATCCTGGCCCGCCTGCTGACCCTGGGGATCCGCCGCCAGGAGATCCGCACCTCGGGGGTCCAGCTGGTCCCGATCTACAGCGCCCCGCGGGACGGAACACCGCAGGTGGTCGGCTACCGCGCCACCTATCTGCTGACCCTCACCCTCACCGACCTCCGCCTGGTTGGGCAGGTCCTGGACGAGTCCGTCAAAGCCGGCGCCAACCAGATCCTCGGGGTGACCTTCGGGCTGCGCGATCCGTCGGAGGCGAGGCGGGAAGCTTTGACCCTGGCCGTGCGGGAAGCCCGGGACAAAGCCGAGGCCATCGCCCGCGCCGCGGGCCTGCAGATCAAGGGGATCGCCCAGATCTCCGAGGAGTCCGTGGACGTTGAGGTCCGGGCCTTCAGCCGCGCCGCCCCGGCCCCCCAGCCGGTGCCGATGCCGATCGAACCGGGACTGATCACCGTCACCGCCCGGGTGACGATGGTGTTTGTCTACTGA
- a CDS encoding 4Fe-4S dicluster domain-containing protein, whose product MARKLPADHTAPAGDPPDPRPATSRRAFLKTLGAGAATMVALDILETTAAVSGGTAPPPAAATAPPLPDVGEPDLLLRMQADLRRALRKPVHLRRWVMAIDLRRCIGCHACTIACVAENKLPPGIVYRPVLEEEIGTYPNVTRRFLPRPCMQCENPPCVPVCPVGATYRRADGIVAMNYDQCIGCRYCITACPYGARTFDFGHTYTEGTVDAAPAVLGRSGAEGYERATAHEYKQRRERRGQASPIGNVRKCHFCIHRIEAGVLPACVTTCVGRATYFGDASDPDSLVAQVISRPNTMRLKEELGTRPRVYYLL is encoded by the coding sequence CACTGCACCCGCCGGCGATCCCCCCGATCCACGCCCTGCCACGTCGCGCCGTGCGTTCCTCAAGACCCTGGGGGCCGGCGCGGCGACCATGGTTGCGCTGGATATTCTGGAGACGACCGCGGCGGTCTCCGGGGGAACCGCCCCGCCGCCGGCGGCCGCGACCGCCCCGCCGCTGCCCGACGTCGGCGAACCCGACCTGCTGCTGCGGATGCAGGCCGACCTCCGCCGGGCCCTGCGCAAACCGGTCCACCTGCGGCGGTGGGTGATGGCCATCGACCTGCGCCGGTGCATCGGGTGTCACGCCTGTACCATCGCCTGTGTCGCGGAGAACAAGCTTCCGCCGGGCATTGTCTACCGCCCGGTTCTGGAGGAGGAGATCGGCACCTATCCCAACGTCACCCGGCGGTTCCTGCCCCGGCCGTGCATGCAGTGCGAGAACCCGCCGTGCGTGCCGGTGTGCCCGGTCGGCGCCACCTATCGCCGGGCGGACGGGATCGTGGCCATGAACTACGACCAGTGCATCGGCTGCCGGTACTGCATCACAGCCTGTCCCTACGGAGCCCGGACCTTCGACTTCGGCCACACCTACACCGAAGGCACCGTCGACGCCGCGCCGGCCGTGCTCGGTCGGTCGGGCGCCGAGGGATACGAGCGGGCCACGGCCCACGAGTACAAGCAGCGGCGGGAGCGGCGCGGCCAGGCCTCGCCCATCGGGAACGTGCGGAAGTGCCATTTCTGCATCCACCGCATCGAGGCCGGGGTCCTGCCCGCCTGCGTGACGACATGCGTGGGCCGGGCGACATACTTCGGCGACGCGAGCGACCCCGACAGCCTCGTGGCTCAGGTCATCAGCAGGCCGAACACCATGCGCCTGAAGGAGGAGCTGGGCACCAGGCCCCGCGTGTATTACCTGCTCTGA
- a CDS encoding molybdopterin dinucleotide binding domain-containing protein: protein MAARRAAPRRLSRRAFLKSSALLGGSTLLGPQLARALAPRSPGQAPAVTGPEHFLYSVCQQCNTQCGIKVRIEDGLVAKIDGNPYSPWTLNPHLPFATPVTQAAAVDGYLCPKGQAAIQTTYDPYRLLKVLKRAGKRGENKWVTIPFEQAITEIVEGGLLFKDVPGEEHRHVDGLRAIRAAGDPDVLKALAADARKVAKKEMPLAAFRAKHAAALSLLIDPEHPDLGPKNNQFVFMWGRLKGGRSELIRRFTEQAMGSVNAHGHTTVCQGSLYFTGKAMSEQFVFDETDKKMKWTKGSKFYWQGDQQSAEFMLFVGASPLEGNYGVTNRASRIAQRIADGDLKIAVVDPRASKTAAKAWRWVPIAPGGEGALALGMIRWIIESRRYDARYLTNANKAAAAADGEPTWCNATWLVKLEQGRPGAFLRASEIGLPVERRVYKDKKTGEETVYDFDPFVVLRDGKPVAFDPYAETVAVEGDLMVKTEINKIPVRSAFQLLWEEASSRTLEQWAALAGIRAADIVDLAREFTSHGKRAVADIHRGVSQHTNGFYQVFAWYTLNLLIGNYDWKGGLAKATTYDPAGTKKDTVKGPDGKEIEWAQPFPVTDFKGKLSPFGISLIRHGEKYEDTTLFAGYPAKRPWYPLASDIYQEIIPSAGDAYPYPIKALFIYMGSPVYALPAGHTNIEILADPAKIPLIVANDIVIGETSMYADYIFPDLSNLERWEFAGSHPNMIWKVQPVRQPVVAPMTETVRVYGQEMPLSLEAMILGLAEKLGLPGFGPDGFGPGQPFTHPDHLYLRMAANLAVGDKPGQELPEASDEELRIFLEARRHLPKSVFDPARWEGIVGKTLWRRVVFLLNRGGRFDDFEQGYDGERLKNKYGTLINFYQEKTAKTKDSMTGAPLPGLAVFRPSPVDATGRALRDEQAGYDLRLITYREVMHTKSRTVSNYWLQALLPENSLLMNERDAAARGLRDGDRVRIRSASNPDGVWDFKNGATRPIEGRLKVVQGIRPGVVAFSLGHGHWAYGAGDVIIDGKVVKGDRRRGTGLHANAALRVDPVLKNTTLVDLTGGSAVFYDTQVKVTKA, encoded by the coding sequence ATGGCGGCCCGGCGGGCAGCTCCGCGGAGACTTTCGCGCCGCGCCTTTCTCAAGTCTTCTGCACTCCTCGGCGGATCGACGCTGCTCGGTCCCCAACTGGCCCGCGCCCTCGCCCCCCGGTCGCCGGGGCAGGCGCCCGCCGTCACCGGGCCCGAGCACTTCCTGTATTCCGTCTGCCAGCAGTGCAATACGCAGTGCGGCATCAAGGTCCGGATCGAGGACGGGCTGGTCGCCAAGATCGACGGGAACCCGTACTCCCCCTGGACCCTGAACCCCCACCTCCCCTTCGCCACGCCGGTGACCCAGGCGGCCGCGGTCGACGGCTACCTGTGCCCCAAAGGCCAGGCGGCGATCCAGACCACCTACGATCCCTACCGCCTCCTCAAGGTGCTCAAGCGCGCGGGGAAGCGGGGCGAGAACAAGTGGGTGACCATCCCCTTCGAGCAGGCGATCACGGAGATCGTCGAGGGCGGCCTCCTGTTCAAGGACGTGCCGGGCGAAGAGCACCGGCACGTGGACGGACTCCGGGCCATTCGGGCGGCCGGCGATCCGGACGTCCTGAAGGCCCTGGCCGCCGACGCCAGGAAGGTCGCCAAGAAGGAGATGCCGCTCGCGGCGTTCCGCGCGAAGCACGCCGCCGCCCTGTCTCTCCTGATCGATCCCGAGCACCCCGACCTCGGGCCGAAGAACAACCAGTTCGTCTTCATGTGGGGACGCCTGAAGGGCGGGCGCAGCGAGCTCATCCGGCGATTTACGGAACAGGCCATGGGCTCGGTCAACGCCCACGGCCACACCACGGTCTGCCAGGGCTCCCTGTACTTCACCGGCAAGGCGATGAGCGAGCAGTTCGTCTTCGACGAGACCGACAAGAAGATGAAGTGGACGAAGGGCAGCAAGTTCTACTGGCAGGGCGACCAGCAGTCGGCCGAGTTCATGCTGTTTGTGGGCGCCTCCCCGCTGGAGGGCAACTACGGGGTTACCAATCGCGCCAGCCGGATCGCCCAGCGCATCGCCGACGGCGACCTGAAGATCGCCGTGGTGGACCCGCGGGCCTCGAAGACGGCGGCCAAGGCCTGGCGCTGGGTGCCCATCGCGCCCGGGGGCGAGGGCGCCCTGGCCCTGGGGATGATCCGGTGGATCATCGAGTCCAGGCGCTACGATGCGCGGTACCTGACCAATGCCAACAAGGCCGCCGCCGCCGCGGACGGCGAACCCACCTGGTGCAACGCCACCTGGCTGGTCAAGTTGGAGCAGGGCCGGCCCGGGGCGTTCCTGCGGGCCTCAGAGATCGGCCTGCCGGTGGAGCGGCGGGTCTACAAGGACAAGAAGACCGGGGAAGAGACCGTCTATGACTTTGACCCCTTCGTCGTCCTGCGGGACGGGAAACCGGTAGCCTTCGACCCGTACGCGGAGACCGTCGCGGTCGAAGGGGACCTGATGGTGAAGACCGAGATCAACAAGATCCCGGTCCGCAGCGCCTTCCAGCTCCTCTGGGAGGAAGCCTCCTCGCGCACCCTGGAGCAGTGGGCGGCCCTGGCCGGCATCCGCGCGGCGGACATCGTGGACCTGGCCCGCGAGTTCACCAGCCACGGCAAACGCGCGGTGGCCGACATCCACCGCGGCGTTTCGCAGCACACGAACGGCTTCTATCAGGTCTTTGCCTGGTACACGCTCAACCTCCTGATCGGGAACTACGACTGGAAGGGCGGACTGGCCAAGGCGACCACCTACGATCCCGCGGGCACCAAGAAAGACACGGTGAAGGGCCCCGACGGCAAGGAGATCGAGTGGGCGCAGCCCTTCCCCGTCACCGATTTCAAAGGCAAGCTGAGCCCCTTCGGGATCAGCCTGATCCGGCACGGGGAGAAGTACGAGGACACCACGCTCTTTGCCGGATATCCGGCGAAGCGGCCCTGGTACCCGCTTGCCTCCGACATCTACCAGGAGATCATCCCCTCGGCCGGCGACGCCTACCCCTACCCGATCAAAGCGCTGTTCATCTACATGGGCTCGCCCGTCTACGCGCTGCCCGCCGGGCACACGAACATCGAAATCCTGGCCGATCCGGCCAAGATCCCCCTGATCGTGGCCAACGACATCGTGATCGGCGAGACCTCGATGTACGCCGACTACATCTTCCCCGATCTCAGCAACCTGGAGCGCTGGGAGTTCGCCGGATCGCACCCCAACATGATCTGGAAGGTCCAGCCCGTGCGCCAGCCGGTCGTGGCGCCGATGACGGAGACGGTGCGCGTCTACGGGCAGGAGATGCCGCTGTCGCTGGAAGCGATGATCCTGGGACTGGCGGAGAAGTTGGGGCTGCCGGGGTTCGGGCCGGACGGCTTTGGGCCCGGCCAGCCGTTCACGCATCCCGACCACCTGTACCTGCGCATGGCGGCGAACCTGGCCGTCGGGGACAAACCCGGACAGGAGCTGCCCGAGGCCAGCGACGAGGAACTGCGCATCTTCCTGGAGGCGCGCCGACACCTGCCGAAGTCGGTGTTCGACCCGGCGCGCTGGGAGGGAATCGTCGGCAAGACGCTGTGGCGGAGGGTGGTCTTCCTGCTCAATCGCGGCGGCCGCTTCGACGACTTCGAGCAAGGGTACGACGGCGAACGGCTCAAGAACAAATACGGGACGCTGATCAACTTCTATCAGGAGAAAACGGCCAAGACGAAGGACTCCATGACGGGAGCCCCGCTGCCCGGCCTGGCCGTGTTCCGCCCCTCGCCGGTGGATGCGACGGGCCGCGCTCTGCGCGATGAACAGGCCGGATACGATCTGCGCCTCATCACCTACCGCGAGGTCATGCACACGAAGTCCCGCACGGTCAGCAACTACTGGCTGCAGGCGCTGCTGCCGGAGAACAGCCTGCTCATGAACGAACGGGATGCGGCCGCGCGCGGACTACGGGACGGGGACCGGGTCCGGATCCGGTCGGCCTCCAACCCCGACGGCGTCTGGGACTTCAAGAACGGCGCCACACGGCCGATTGAAGGACGGCTGAAGGTCGTCCAGGGGATCCGCCCGGGGGTCGTGGCATTCTCCCTCGGGCACGGCCACTGGGCCTACGGGGCCGGCGACGTCATTATCGACGGGAAGGTGGTCAAGGGGGACCGGCGGCGCGGCACCGGCCTGCACGCCAACGCCGCGCTGCGGGTGGATCCCGTCCTGAAGAATACGACGCTGGTGGACCTGACCGGTGGCAGCGCCGTGTTCTACGATACACAGGTCAAGGTTACCAAGGCCTGA
- the nrfD gene encoding NrfD/PsrC family molybdoenzyme membrane anchor subunit: MRLRQVLYGLCAVSLIIGTWGIVDRLRYGHQTAAYGSYVVWGLWVAMYLFFAGLAAGAFMVASLDLLFKIGVFRGIGRLALWVALVSLAAGLLQVWLDIGHMSRIWKVYLQANLGSVMAQMVWGYTLFGLLIAATLSLALWVPQSWAIRALMLVGLPLSLFVSGAVGALLGVQASRLFWHVGLFPVQFPVFSLATGVAAVMAAIAFFGPADDPRRGEQLRILAIATVALAVVKLYFLWADFSQSLYGNIPHNVEAVNAVLFGRYWWAFWIGQILVGTLVPVVILSWPGLAREEAWAGWMGVLVLAGLAVARANIVFPALAVPEIEALSTAFSGPHLTFDYFPSLMEWAVAVGIIGAAVLAFILGRDVVLQPRREVA, translated from the coding sequence ATGAGACTGCGACAGGTGCTCTACGGGCTCTGCGCCGTGTCCCTCATCATCGGAACCTGGGGGATCGTCGACCGCCTCAGGTACGGGCACCAGACCGCCGCCTACGGCTCCTATGTCGTGTGGGGGCTGTGGGTGGCGATGTACCTGTTTTTCGCCGGGCTCGCCGCGGGCGCGTTCATGGTCGCTAGCCTGGATCTGTTGTTCAAAATCGGGGTGTTTCGAGGGATCGGCCGGCTGGCCCTGTGGGTGGCCCTGGTCAGCCTGGCCGCCGGGCTGTTGCAGGTGTGGCTGGATATCGGCCACATGAGCCGCATCTGGAAAGTCTACCTGCAGGCCAATCTGGGATCGGTCATGGCCCAGATGGTCTGGGGCTACACCCTCTTCGGGCTGCTGATCGCGGCCACGCTGTCCCTGGCGCTGTGGGTTCCGCAGAGCTGGGCGATCCGCGCGCTGATGCTGGTCGGATTGCCGCTGTCCCTGTTCGTGAGCGGTGCGGTCGGAGCGCTGCTCGGCGTGCAGGCCAGCCGTCTGTTCTGGCACGTCGGACTGTTCCCGGTGCAGTTCCCCGTCTTCTCCCTGGCCACCGGGGTGGCGGCCGTGATGGCGGCGATCGCCTTCTTCGGACCCGCCGACGATCCCCGGCGCGGCGAGCAGCTCCGGATCCTCGCCATCGCCACGGTCGCGCTGGCTGTGGTCAAGCTGTACTTCCTGTGGGCCGACTTTTCCCAGAGCCTGTACGGCAACATTCCCCACAACGTGGAGGCGGTGAACGCGGTCCTGTTCGGTCGCTACTGGTGGGCCTTCTGGATCGGCCAGATCCTCGTGGGCACGCTCGTTCCGGTCGTCATCCTGAGCTGGCCCGGCCTGGCCCGGGAGGAAGCCTGGGCCGGCTGGATGGGCGTGCTGGTGCTGGCGGGACTGGCGGTCGCGCGGGCGAACATCGTGTTCCCCGCCCTGGCCGTGCCCGAGATCGAAGCCTTGAGCACGGCCTTCTCCGGCCCCCATCTGACGTTCGACTACTTCCCCAGCCTCATGGAGTGGGCGGTCGCCGTCGGCATCATCGGCGCGGCGGTCCTGGCCTTCATCCTGGGACGCGACGTCGTCCTCCAGCCCCGAAGGGAGGTGGCGTAG
- a CDS encoding ATP-dependent DNA ligase has protein sequence MKYRLLADAYAEIETTTSRLAITRLLADLFRQAPHSVLARLTYLTQGKLYPDFEGVEIGVAEKMAVRAVAQAAGVSPEVVTRQLAASGDLGSVAETLLAKSAGRRATLTVDEVYDGLDRAARAAGEGAQSVRIGAVAGLLAKAAPAEAKYIVRMATGKLRLGVGDMTILDALAEVFAGGKQARKELERAYNLTSDLGQIAAAVAAGGLEAIRKVHVVVGKPIRPMLAERLGDPAEVLAKLGGRCIAEYKYDGERLQIHKKESEVEIFSRRMEKITAQYPDVVDLARRCLQAGEAIVEGEVVAVDADTGELRPFQDLMPRRRKYGIEEAVKEIPATFFAFDTAYVDGRDLTTEPYQARRAVLARILRPAEQFKLATSAEVSSVEELERIFEQAVQDGCEGLVCKATGGIYQAGARGWQWIKFKREYRSEMTDAVDLVVVGAFHGRGRRGGTYGALLMAAYDDKEDDFKTVCKLGTGFSDEFLASLPAMLRPHERAERPARVTARLTPDVWIEPAVVYEVIGAEITLSPVHTAGWDVLRQGSGLAIRFPRFTRVRDDKGPADATTVTELVEMYRRRLKKAG, from the coding sequence ATGAAGTACCGCCTGCTCGCCGACGCCTACGCCGAGATCGAAACCACGACCTCGCGCCTGGCCATCACCCGGCTGCTGGCCGACCTCTTCCGCCAGGCGCCGCACTCCGTCCTGGCCCGCCTCACCTACCTGACGCAGGGCAAACTCTACCCCGACTTCGAGGGTGTGGAGATCGGCGTGGCCGAGAAGATGGCGGTGCGGGCCGTGGCCCAGGCGGCGGGCGTCTCGCCGGAGGTCGTGACGCGCCAGCTGGCCGCCTCCGGTGACCTCGGATCGGTCGCCGAGACGCTGCTGGCCAAGAGCGCAGGCCGCCGGGCCACGTTGACCGTCGATGAAGTGTACGACGGGCTGGACCGCGCGGCGCGGGCCGCCGGCGAAGGGGCGCAGTCCGTGCGGATCGGAGCGGTGGCCGGATTGCTGGCCAAAGCGGCACCGGCCGAGGCGAAGTACATCGTGCGCATGGCCACGGGCAAGCTCCGTCTGGGTGTCGGGGACATGACCATCCTCGACGCCCTGGCCGAGGTCTTCGCCGGGGGGAAACAGGCCCGCAAGGAACTGGAGCGCGCCTACAACCTGACCTCCGACCTGGGTCAGATTGCCGCCGCCGTCGCCGCGGGCGGCCTGGAGGCGATCCGCAAGGTTCACGTCGTCGTGGGCAAGCCGATTCGGCCGATGCTGGCCGAGCGCCTGGGCGATCCCGCGGAGGTCCTGGCCAAATTGGGAGGCCGTTGCATCGCCGAGTACAAGTACGACGGCGAGCGACTGCAGATCCACAAGAAGGAGTCGGAGGTGGAGATCTTCTCCCGGCGCATGGAGAAGATCACCGCCCAGTACCCCGACGTGGTGGACCTGGCCCGGCGCTGCCTGCAGGCAGGCGAGGCCATCGTCGAGGGCGAGGTCGTGGCCGTGGACGCCGATACGGGCGAACTGCGCCCCTTCCAGGACCTCATGCCGCGCCGGCGCAAGTACGGCATCGAGGAGGCGGTGAAGGAGATCCCCGCCACGTTCTTCGCCTTCGACACCGCCTATGTGGACGGGCGGGACCTGACCACCGAACCCTACCAGGCGCGCCGGGCGGTCCTCGCCCGCATCCTCCGACCGGCCGAGCAGTTCAAGCTGGCGACCTCCGCTGAGGTTTCCTCGGTGGAGGAACTGGAGCGGATCTTCGAGCAGGCCGTGCAGGACGGCTGCGAAGGGCTCGTCTGCAAAGCCACGGGGGGCATCTACCAGGCCGGAGCCCGCGGATGGCAGTGGATCAAATTCAAGCGCGAGTACCGCAGCGAGATGACCGATGCCGTGGACCTCGTGGTCGTCGGCGCCTTCCACGGCCGGGGCCGGCGCGGCGGCACCTACGGGGCGCTGCTGATGGCCGCCTACGACGACAAGGAAGACGACTTCAAGACGGTCTGCAAGCTGGGCACGGGCTTCTCCGACGAGTTCCTCGCCAGCCTCCCCGCGATGCTCCGCCCCCACGAGCGCGCGGAGCGGCCGGCGCGTGTCACGGCCCGCCTGACGCCCGACGTCTGGATCGAACCGGCGGTCGTCTACGAGGTCATCGGCGCGGAGATCACCCTGAGCCCCGTGCACACCGCCGGGTGGGACGTCCTCCGCCAGGGCAGCGGGCTGGCCATCCGCTTCCCCCGGTTCACACGCGTCCGGGACGACAAGGGCCCCGCCGACGCCACAACCGTGACCGAGCTCGTGGAGATGTACCGGCGCCGGCTGAAGAAGGCCGGATAG
- a CDS encoding cold-shock protein: MATGTVKWFNSEKGYGFITPEDGSKDLFVHYSAIEGEGYKSLNEGQKVEYTEGQGQKGPQATRVRPIG, from the coding sequence GTGGCGACAGGTACCGTCAAGTGGTTCAACAGTGAGAAGGGGTACGGCTTCATTACCCCGGAGGACGGCTCGAAGGACCTCTTCGTGCATTACAGCGCGATCGAGGGCGAGGGCTACAAGTCGTTGAACGAGGGGCAGAAGGTCGAATACACCGAGGGGCAGGGGCAGAAGGGTCCCCAGGCGACCCGAGTGCGACCTATCGGATAA
- a CDS encoding DUF1428 domain-containing protein, which translates to MAYVDGYVLPVPRKNLGAYRRMARLAGKIWRKYGALQYFECVGDDLHPKHVALTFPRTVRAKPGETVVFSFVVFKSRAHRDRVNARVMKDPSLDTPNQAMPFDMKRMAYGGFKVLVEA; encoded by the coding sequence ATGGCATACGTGGACGGCTATGTATTGCCGGTGCCCAGGAAGAATCTAGGCGCCTACCGGCGGATGGCACGCCTGGCAGGAAAGATCTGGCGCAAGTACGGCGCCCTCCAGTACTTCGAGTGCGTCGGTGATGATCTTCACCCGAAGCATGTCGCTCTCACGTTCCCCAGGACTGTGCGGGCCAAGCCCGGGGAGACGGTGGTGTTCTCATTCGTCGTGTTCAAGTCGCGTGCGCACCGCGACCGCGTCAACGCCAGGGTGATGAAGGATCCGTCCCTGGACACGCCCAATCAGGCGATGCCGTTCGACATGAAGCGCATGGCCTACGGCGGGTTCAAGGTCCTGGTCGAAGCCTAG
- a CDS encoding DUF2207 domain-containing protein codes for MTALRRVAPLALLLVLAASAAWAKSYDHPLIEQTFRLRPNGDAEVEEVRTFRFDGTFSWASITRDISGQYGRYTLEYHGVWDADTRQALRHVVKRDGDKVELTWIYDAQDTTKRFLIRYRIGGAVQRYEDVAQFYWQAVEGDHAPIGRVRITLLPPAPSVALFKVFVHSRAAPGSLDLAPDGSRAVVTQHGIPETSFVEVRALLDPATFPQARVQGGQTYKSLLQDERRQAGRELRQRRLFLAGVGLAVFITLLLIVGYIWTYRRYGKEPPVAYDGLYEREPPRPLPPAVVPAIMTQGKVNRNDLPKGFAATLLEAARLGYLEIEEVQDQGLLGTGLFKDTDLIYRLTSKGVDLLDGGRPFTPPADERPLLPFEIAVLQAVFKHAGDGTVATSDQIEAWGKRIVGSKSNFLRFVESWGPQLRGWFERTFFKLDDATSERAKVIYIGLTVVGLLLAFFVGMGVSLFFAGPVGAVLLYLAVRSLSRRTPEAALEVRRWEAFRRFMTDFSAMKEAGPQLLHLWEHYLVYATALGVADRLLNNLKLVAAELHQPVTSPRWFRSPSMGRGLAGSVGSLESLTRSFQNFQNLSRALSSSTRSGGGFSGGGGGGGGGGSSRAG; via the coding sequence ATGACCGCCCTGAGGCGCGTCGCGCCCCTCGCCCTTCTGCTCGTCCTCGCCGCCTCCGCGGCGTGGGCGAAATCCTACGACCACCCGCTGATCGAGCAGACCTTCCGCCTCCGGCCCAACGGCGACGCCGAGGTGGAAGAGGTCCGCACCTTCCGGTTTGACGGGACCTTCTCCTGGGCGTCGATCACGCGCGATATCAGCGGGCAGTACGGGCGCTACACGCTGGAGTACCACGGCGTCTGGGATGCGGACACCCGTCAGGCGCTCCGCCACGTGGTCAAGCGTGATGGGGACAAGGTGGAGCTCACCTGGATCTACGACGCGCAGGATACCACGAAGCGCTTCCTGATCCGCTATCGCATCGGCGGCGCCGTCCAGCGCTACGAGGACGTCGCCCAGTTCTACTGGCAGGCCGTGGAGGGCGACCACGCCCCGATCGGCCGCGTCCGGATCACCCTCCTCCCGCCGGCACCCAGCGTGGCGCTGTTCAAAGTCTTCGTGCACAGCCGCGCCGCGCCGGGATCGCTCGACCTCGCCCCGGACGGCAGCCGCGCCGTCGTCACGCAGCACGGCATCCCGGAGACGAGCTTCGTGGAGGTCCGGGCGCTGCTGGATCCGGCCACCTTCCCGCAGGCCCGCGTCCAGGGCGGCCAGACCTACAAGAGCCTGTTGCAGGACGAACGGCGGCAGGCCGGACGCGAGCTGCGGCAGCGGCGGCTGTTCCTCGCCGGCGTCGGCCTCGCCGTGTTCATCACCCTGCTGCTCATCGTCGGCTACATCTGGACCTACCGGCGCTACGGCAAAGAGCCGCCGGTGGCCTACGACGGCCTGTACGAACGCGAGCCGCCGCGGCCGCTGCCGCCCGCGGTGGTGCCGGCGATCATGACCCAGGGGAAGGTCAACCGGAACGACCTGCCCAAGGGCTTCGCGGCCACGCTGCTCGAAGCGGCGCGCCTCGGGTACCTCGAGATCGAGGAGGTCCAGGACCAGGGCCTCCTCGGCACAGGTCTGTTCAAGGACACCGACCTCATCTACCGCCTCACGTCCAAAGGCGTGGATCTGCTGGACGGCGGACGCCCCTTCACCCCGCCTGCCGACGAGCGGCCGCTTCTGCCCTTCGAGATCGCCGTGCTGCAGGCCGTGTTCAAGCACGCCGGGGACGGCACGGTGGCCACCAGCGACCAGATCGAAGCGTGGGGCAAGCGCATCGTGGGCTCCAAGAGCAACTTCCTGCGCTTCGTCGAGTCCTGGGGACCGCAGCTGCGCGGCTGGTTCGAGCGGACCTTCTTCAAGCTGGATGATGCGACCAGTGAGCGGGCGAAGGTGATCTACATCGGCCTCACGGTGGTGGGATTGCTCCTCGCTTTCTTCGTGGGTATGGGGGTCTCGCTCTTTTTCGCCGGTCCGGTCGGGGCGGTTCTCCTCTACCTCGCCGTACGCAGCCTCTCCCGGCGCACGCCCGAGGCTGCGCTCGAAGTGCGCAGGTGGGAGGCCTTCCGCCGCTTCATGACCGACTTCTCGGCGATGAAGGAGGCCGGCCCGCAGCTGCTGCACCTGTGGGAGCACTACCTGGTCTACGCCACGGCGCTGGGCGTGGCCGACCGCCTGCTCAACAACTTGAAACTGGTCGCCGCGGAACTCCACCAGCCGGTCACCTCTCCCCGCTGGTTCCGCTCCCCGTCGATGGGCCGGGGGCTGGCGGGATCGGTGGGATCGCTGGAGTCGCTCACCCGGTCCTTCCAGAACTTCCAGAACCTCTCCCGCGCCCTCTCCTCCTCTACCCGAAGCGGCGGGGGCTTCAGCGGCGGCGGGGGTGGGGGCGGCGGCGGCGGCTCGAGCCGCGCCGGATAG